A region from the Dysidea avara chromosome 15, odDysAvar1.4, whole genome shotgun sequence genome encodes:
- the LOC136245816 gene encoding tripartite motif-containing protein 2-like — translation MAANQGREKVPSYLLCPLCHELYKKPKYLPCYHSYCEECLVKLQVGSKITCPACSELRVVPSEGVKDLPNNFFINRILDEIALKKKLGGDEDVKCDSCVRDDPGIVICVDCGVFLCNHCHESHKYSREYQGHHMMMLEEIRSEKIEVNIQPKAKLMLCKEHDAELNFYCDTCEKLVCSYCTMKQHARHNHDSVVRMAKKCRSEVNRNMGLVDKCIDAIDNTRRKISPITISIESQAAKIKQEIDIYYDQLQQQLQQERDYLQKELHEVSRQKKIAIILQLEQMKSMKGKLEKAKELGETVNSGSDREVLFIRQQLNKDFDSILIPEYNRLDAKPVELANMEFVKQYNEGSLPHFGTMFYGKNSPFNTAIAFGIPPYQPVGKEVKFTVITKGQAHSHCAYSKRGDTIAISANPHTGVIMRGDVEDNSTGGYTFQAHVKANQTGKVKLGVTVNGEHIKGSPYSVQVRQYSALDKVNKIVDDGRRMGNLVGIAFNKDGVWAVADYSNHCVCIFDRHDQLIRKFGSPGNDNGQFNNPCGLAFDAINHLHVVELYNHRVQKFDINGGYILQFGKHGSGDGELSHPSGITAYNDRVYVAESDNHRISVFHCDGQFIGTIGSGQLSSPQDVAVTNNNQVLVADYGHHCISIFTFDGNYVGKIAIPTAEKNQLVWPTSITVDLHDYIFITEWGNHRVSVFNRDGVFVHYFECYGSGKGSSSSPLRIACSPNGSIYVSDHDSKRIQIFSDY, via the coding sequence ATGGCTGCTAATCAAGGACGTGAAAAGGTTCCCAGCTACCTGCTTTGTCCCTTGTGTCATGAGCTGTACAAGAAGCCAAAATATCTCCCTTGTTATCACTCGTATTGTGAGGAGTGTCTCGTGAAATTGCAGGTGGGATCTAAAATAACTTGCCCAGCATGTAGTGAATTAAGGGTGGTTCCCTCTGAAGGAGTGAAGGACTTGCCTAACAACTTTTTCATCAATCGTATTTTGGACGAAATAGCTCTGAAGAAGAAACTAGGAGGAGATGAGGATGTGAAGTGCGACAGTTGTGTTAGGGATGACCCAGGAATAGTTATATGTGTTGATTGTGGTGTGTTCCTGTGTAACCACTGTCATGAGTCTCACAAGTACAGCAGAGAATATCAAGGTCATCACATGATGATGTTAGAGGAGATACGATCTGAGAAGATAGAGGTTAACATACAACCCAAAGCCAAACTGATGCTTTGCAAGGAACACGATGCAGAGCTGAACTTCTACTGTGATACTTGTGAAAAGCTTGTGTGCAGCTATTGCACCATGAAACAGCATGCTAGACATAATCATGACAGTGTTGTGAGGATGGCAAAGAAGTGCCGATCAGAGGTGAACAGAAACATGGGACTAGTTGACAAGTGTATTGATGCAATAGATAATACACGTCGGAAGATTTCCCCCATTACAATCAGTATTGAGTCGCAAGCTGCCAAGATTAAGCAAGAAATTGATATTTACTATGACCAATTACAACAACAATTGCAGCAAGAAAGAGACTATCTGCAGAAAGAATTACATGAAGTGTCTAGACAGAAGAAGATAGCAATTATATTGCAACTAGAGCAGATGAAATCAATGAAAGGAAAGTTGGAGAAAGCAAAAGAGTTGGGTGAAACTGTGAACAGTGGGTCAGACAGAGAAGTGTTGTTTATTAGACAACAACTAAACAAAGACTTTGATAGTATATTGATACCTGAATATAACAGGTTGGATGCAAAGCCAGTGGAGTTAGCAAACATGGAATTTGTTAAGCAATACAATGAGGGGTCTCTTCCACACTTTGGTACAATGTTCTATGGAAAAAATTCTCCTTTCAACACTGCAATAGCTTTTGGTATTCCACCATACCAGCCTGTTGGCAAGGAGGTGAAGTTCACAGTTATTACAAAGGGTCAAGCGCACAGTCATTGTGCATACTCTAAAAGAGGGGACACCATTGCAATAAGTGCAAACCCGCATACAGGAGTCATCATGAGAGGGGACGTTGAAGATAACTCCACTGGTGGTTACACGTTTCAAGCACATGTCAAAGCCAACCAAACTGGTAAGGTGAAGTTAGGAGTAACTGTTAATGGTGAACATATTAAAGGAAGCCCCTACAGTGTTCAGGTGCGTCAATATTCTGCATTAGACAAAGTTAACAAGATAGTTGATGATGGTAGGAGAATGGGAAATCTGGTAGGCATTGCATTTAACAAAGATGGCGTGTGGGCGGTGGCAGATTATTCCAACCATTGTGTGTGCATATTTGATCGCCACGACCAGCTAATAAGGAAATTTGGGTCACCAGGAAATGACAATGGGCAATTTAACAATCCTTGCGGGTTGGCATTTGATGCCATTAACCACTTACATGTGGTTGAGCTATACAACCACAGGGTGCAAAAGTTTGACATCAACGGTGGCTACATATTACAGTTTGGCAAGCATGGATCTGGTGATGGTGAGCTAAGCCATCCATCAGGTATCACAGCATATAATGATAGAGTATATGTCGCTGAAAGTGACAACCATCGCATCTCAGTGTTCCATTGTGATGGTCAGTTTATCGGTACTATTGGGTCAGGCCAGTTGAGCAGCCCTCAAGATGTAGCAGTCACCAATAACAATCAGGTACTAGTAGCTGACTATGGCCACCACTGCATCTCCATCTTTACTTTTGATGGTAACTATGTGGGCAAGATTGCAATACCAACTGCTGAGAAGAACCAGTTAGTTTGGCCTACAAGTATCACTGTTGATTTGCATGATTACATCTTCATAACCGAATGGGGCAACCATCGTGTTTCTGTCTTCAACAGAGATGGTGTCTTTGTACACTACTTTGAGTGCTATGGCTCTGGCAAGGGGTCATCGTCTTCACCTTTAAGGATAGCCTGTAGTCCTAATGGTAGTATTTACGTCAGTGATCATGACAGCAAGAGGATCCAGATATTTTCTGACTATTAA